Proteins from one Physeter macrocephalus isolate SW-GA chromosome 16, ASM283717v5, whole genome shotgun sequence genomic window:
- the LOC102992701 gene encoding LOW QUALITY PROTEIN: olfactory receptor 5A2 (The sequence of the model RefSeq protein was modified relative to this genomic sequence to represent the inferred CDS: inserted 2 bases in 2 codons; substituted 1 base at 1 genomic stop codon) — protein MAAGSRSVAVGRNNRIVTKFLLLGFSDHPQMKIFLYVFFLGIYLLTLAWKLSLIGLIRMDSHLQTPMYFFLTNLSFLDIYYVSSTTPKMLSDTITEQKTISSVGCAMQYFVFCGMGXECFLLTAMAYDRYAEICNPLLYTALASHTLCLKVVAGAYVGGFLRSLIETYSVYQHDFCGPNTINHFLCDLPPILVLSCSDTFTSQMMNFLVGAVVGVVSVLVILISYCYTVAAVLNISSAEGRTKAFSTCASHLTAMTLFYSSGLFMDMXPSSSYSLDQDRMVSIFYALVILTVNPFIYSLRNKTLKXAMRKAVLSYRH, from the exons ATGGCTGCAGGAAGCCGGTCAGTGGCTGTAGGTAGGAACAACAGAATTGTGACAAAATTCCTCCTCCTGGGATTTTCAGATCATCCCCAAATGAAGATTTTCCTTTATGTGTTTTTTCTGGGGATTTACCTCCTGACCCTAGCCTGGAAGCTGAGCCTCATCGGCCTCATCAGGATGGACTCCCACCTGCAAACACCCATGTACTTCTTCCTTACTAACCTGTCCTTCCTAGATATCTACTATGTGTCCTCCACAACTCCCAAGATGCTCTCTGACACCATCACAGAGCAGAAAACCATTTCCTCtgttggctgtgccatgcagtaCTTTGTCTTCTGTGGGATGG CTGAGTGCTTTCTTTTGACAGCCATGGCATATGACCGGTATGCTGAAATCTGCAACCCGTTGCTCTACACGGCCCTCGCATCCCATACACTTTGCTTAAAGGTGGTGGCTGGGGCCTATGTGGGTGGATTTCTCAGATCTTTGATTGAAACATACTCTGTCTATCAGCATGATTTCTGCGGGCCAAACACGATCAACCACTTCCTCTGTGACCTTCCTCCCATCCTGGTTCTGTCATGCTCTGATACCTTCACCAGCCAGATGATGAACTTCCTTGTGGGTGCTGTTGTTGGAGTGGTATCTGTCCTTGTGATCCTCATCTCTTATTGTTACACTGTTGCGGCTGTCCTGAATATCAGCTCAGCTGAAGGTAGGACAAAGGCCTTCAGTACGTGTGCCTCTCATCTGACTGCTATGACCCTCTTCTACAGTTCTGGTCTCTTCATGGACATGTGACCTAGTTCCAGCTACTCCCTGGACCAGGACAGGATGGTGTCCATATTCTATGCTCTGGTGATCCTTACGGTTAATCCCTTCATCTACAGTCTTaggaataaaactttaa atgccatGAGGAAAGCTGTGCTTTCATACAGGCATTGA